From Campylobacter pinnipediorum subsp. caledonicus:
GGTGATGAAAGTCTTAAAAATCTATACTCAATCATAGCTGTAAATCCAAAACACTGCAAAAATGCAGATATAGAAAATGCAAATAAATTTATAAACTGGATAATTAGCGACGAGGGTCAAAAATTTGTTGGCGATTTTAAATTGTTAAACAAACAACTATTCACTCCTGATGCTAAAACAAGAAAAAATTAATAAATAGGTGGGTTCTGTCCACCTTATTTTAACTATGCTAAAAACAACAAACGACACATTTAAAGCCCAAATAGATATAAAAAAATCTAACTTTTTAGCTTTTTTAACACCTTTTGAAAATTTCAAAACGCTACACGAATCGCTAAAACAAGAACACCCAAAAGCCGTGCATATAGTATGGGCTTATAGAGTTATAAATAAATACGGGCAAATTATTGAAAACCAAAGCGATGATGGAGAACCAAAAGGAACAAGTGGTCCACCGGCACTTAATGCATTAAGGGGTGCAAGCCTAATAAACTCAGCAATATTTATAGTAAGATATTTTGGCGGAATAAAACTTGGAACAGGCGGTCTTGTAAGGGCTTATTCAACAGCTACAAATTTAGCTATAAATGAGGCAAATTTAATTGATTTTATACAAAAAGAGGTTGTTGTATTTTTTACAAATTTCTCACTTATTTCAAGATTTGAACACTATTTTCAGACAAACAATATTTTTGATATCAAAAAAGATTTTAACGAAAAAGGTGCTAAGTGGGAGATAGACCTAACAATGCAAGAGTTTTTAAATTTGTATAATTTTCTAAAAACAATACAAACAAACGACTTTGAATTTTTAGCGTTACCAATATACGCAAAAGACAGTATAAACTAATTTTAAAGATATAATTTTATACAAATTTTATCAAAACAATAAGTTTTATATTGTAAAATCTTAGCTTGCATATTACAACATGAAAGATTTTATATGACTTTTTGGAATGAAATTTACACTCACTTTAATCCCGTAGCATTTAGTATTTTTGGAATAAATGTCCATTGGTATGGAATAATGTATGTTTTAGCGCTATTAGTAGCATTAAGAATGGCTAAGTATTTTGTTAAAAAAGACAAAATACCCATAAGCAACTCCATGCTTGATAATTATTTTTTTTGGGTTGAAATTGGAGTTATTCTTGGCGCTAGAATTGGTTACATACTTATTTATTCTGATAATACATTATGGTATATAACCCACCCTTGGCAAATTTTTAATCCTTTTTATGATGGAGTTTTTGTTGGAATTCGTGGCATGAGTTATCATGGAGCTGTTGTTGGGTTTTTGTTGGCTACATTTGCATACTGCAAAAAATACAAACAAAATAGCTTAATATTTTTGGATTTGTGTGCTATATCAATACCACTTGGATACTTTTTTGGTCGTATAGGAAATTTTTTAAATCAAGAGTTGTTTGGAAGAGCCACTGATGTAGCTTGGGCAATAAAGGTAGGTGGTATTATGAGACACCCTTCTCAGCTTTATGAAGCTGTGCTTGAAGGCTTAATAGTTTTTATTATTTTATTTTTTTATAGGAAATTTAAGAAATTTAATGGAGAGCTTATTGCATTATATGCTATTTTATATGCCATTGCTAGGTTTGTATCAGAGTTTTTTAGGGAACCTGATTATAATCTAGGCTTTATATTTTTAAATTTATCTATGGGTCATTTGTTATCTTTAGCAATGATTTTTATAGGTTGCTTTACACACTTTTATTTAAAAAAACAATTTAAATTTAGCTAAAGTATTTTTTTTATATAATTACAAAATTATTAATTTTATTTAATTATATTAATTAAGATTTTATTAATATAATTTCAAAGTAAGGAGTATTCATGACTGGGCTTATTGAGGGTTTTTTAGGTGTTCGCTCAGACTGCAAAAAAAGTCGTTGCACTGCCAGCTGGGATAGATTGCAAAGTATAACGGGGTTGGTTCTAGCCTGTTTTATACTATGCCATATGGTTTTCACATCTACGATAATCTTTGGCAAAGATGCATTTAATGCAGTTG
This genomic window contains:
- a CDS encoding IMPACT family protein; translation: MLKTTNDTFKAQIDIKKSNFLAFLTPFENFKTLHESLKQEHPKAVHIVWAYRVINKYGQIIENQSDDGEPKGTSGPPALNALRGASLINSAIFIVRYFGGIKLGTGGLVRAYSTATNLAINEANLIDFIQKEVVVFFTNFSLISRFEHYFQTNNIFDIKKDFNEKGAKWEIDLTMQEFLNLYNFLKTIQTNDFEFLALPIYAKDSIN
- the lgt gene encoding prolipoprotein diacylglyceryl transferase, whose product is MTFWNEIYTHFNPVAFSIFGINVHWYGIMYVLALLVALRMAKYFVKKDKIPISNSMLDNYFFWVEIGVILGARIGYILIYSDNTLWYITHPWQIFNPFYDGVFVGIRGMSYHGAVVGFLLATFAYCKKYKQNSLIFLDLCAISIPLGYFFGRIGNFLNQELFGRATDVAWAIKVGGIMRHPSQLYEAVLEGLIVFIILFFYRKFKKFNGELIALYAILYAIARFVSEFFREPDYNLGFIFLNLSMGHLLSLAMIFIGCFTHFYLKKQFKFS